The segment TTATAAGTATTTGCCACTCTAAATAGTAATAGTATGAGACAAATAAATAGAtctttttcaattataaaataatttggggTTAGTTGCACTAAAAGACTAATGAATAACGCCCCAGGAGGGGTGGCCCAGCGGTGTGGGATCCCACGTGCATGCTCATGGTCCCATGTTCGAGTCGTGGCGGGTACCATGTGGGGGGGGGGATTTATGGCATGCAATGCGCCCCACACTCTGGCTCTCTTGGGGTGCTAGGGTGAGATCTGTGGCGTCCCGGTCACAGTAACTATGGCTCAATCCAACATTCCCTAGCGGGGGGTGCCCCTATTAGGTCACGCCCTGGGGGATAAGTCACATATGGTCGCCCCCGCCCCCctttttattcagcaaaaaaaaaaaaaaaaaaaaaaaaaaaagactaatgaATAACTACTTTGAAATCACCGCCCATATTGGGCAAATTGGTACTCTGGCTCTCTTGGAGTGCTAGGGTGAGATCTGTGGCGTCCCGGTCACAGTAGCTATGGCTCAATCCAACATTCCCTAGCGGGGGGTGCTCCTATTAGGTCACGCCCTGGGGGATAAGTCACATATGGTCGCTCCCGCCCCCctttttattcagcaaaaaaaaaaaaaaaaaaaaaaaagactaatgaATAACTACTTTGAAATCACCGCCCATATTGGGCAAATTGGTATCTCCCCTTGCCATAAGGGCCTGGGGGCATCCATGGGCTTGCATTCGTTGTTCGAGCCCCATGGAGTGGGTGTAGGGTGGGATTTAGGTTGTTTTGTTAGGATTTCTAAACcagataataaatatttaaaaaatatatattttgaaatctctctttaacaagcccaaaaataaataaataatatgaaacTAGAATTTTAATTCTAAGTCAATTCGCAGGGCTTCTTACTCGATGTTAGCATGGCAAAGGACCATGTAGtcttgctttttctcttttcttttttgttaaacGATATACTAATCATTAAGTTTGTAAATTCTAGCTTATAATATGTTAAATCTTACCAACACcgcaaaagataaaaaagaatgtTGGGACACTCACGCTAGGCTCTGAAGGAAGTTGTCTTCAGCGTGTTATATATTATACTTTGCTAAGTGAATTAATTGATAAAAACTCAACTATTTTGTTTCTATGCTTTAAGatatactctttttttcttttttctttttttggtggtaCAATAAATGGTTACAAGCTATAGGGTGATGGTTGCTTTGAGAGGAGGAGTCGTATTTAGTTTAGCTCATTGAAATGCAGGATGAGCATAATAGATTATCAAGGTTGTCTACTACTCTACATTCTTGTAGGCgattatgattattttatttccaTGAGTTGAACAACCTTGATAATTTAACATCATAAAAGGTGTGTTAGAACTTGGGTGATGACCgacatgaataaaaaaatatttaataatatttaattggaATAATAATAGAGTATTGGGGttaatatatgtttataaaaaaaacataaataactaaactttaaaaaatggagttttttttttttttttttttgtcggttaatttagctaaaaaattGAGGATTCACATGTCATGTAATTTAAGATGTCATAATGAATTACAGATTTGATTTTATGTATATTTAACccttttggattaattttagTCAGAAAGTTTGGATTGTTTGCTTTActttatacaaattttattttgcataTGCAGTCCTCTTCGATTTTACAAActctccttctctttttttttgttatttttcccCTCTTACAACAAGGTTAAAAGTTTTGAATGTGAGCACAGATCCAACTATTTTTTGACCTTTTAATAAAGTTAAATGCCTTACTCATATTCATAAATAACTGAAGTTACTATTACTTTTTACATATAATACATTAATGCTACCCAATCCAACATACatcaaaacaataaagaaaaaggtAGAAGCACGTTAAATCATACACCCACAAacctaagcaaaaaaaaaaaatatatatatatatatatatatatatatatattacattacaTTACACACCAACAAacctaagcaaaaaaaaaatatatatatatatatatatatatatatataaaattcaatttctAATGTCTCCTCCCTCAAACCTTTCTTCCTGGTACCGGTTGCCTCACTCCGAAAGTCTTCATTAAGCAATCATGATTCCTTGCAATCACAATATGCCCAATAGTCACCCCAACAAGTAGTCCAAATCCATACCCAATCATAACAATTCTCCAACCAAATTGAAGTGGAGACCCCGAGTCATGGCTTTTTTTTGAGGTTGAGGGTAAAGGTGGTAAAACCTCATAATTCTTACATTTCTTTGACAACGGATTTCCACACAATTTTGAATTTCCTTCAAATGAACTGTTTTGAAATGTATTAAATTGTTTTCCTTGTGGAATAAGCCCCACAAGATCATTATGAGAAACATTGAAGGATTCCAAGAAAGTAAGTTGGATTAGCTGTTGTGGGATCTCACCTGTGAGCTTGTTTTGAGAAAGGTCCAATGATTCCAACTCTGCAAGGTTTCCTAATGTTGGTGGGATGCAGCCAATGAGCATGTTATTGGAAAAATTGAGCAAATGAAGCCCTTTTATATTTCCGATTGATTCTGGAATGTCTCCTGTAAATCTATTACTAGAGAAATCAAAGGCTGTGAAAATTTCCTGGACCTTCCTATAAATTGTGTCCACTCCTTTGTTTGTCATCATCATTGAGAAATCATACTCATACTGAAATTCAAAAATCTGATAAATGAGGTTCGCTTTAAAAGATGAGTATACTTGAATATATGATAAGTGGTATGCACGATCAAATCTTGAAGAATTCGAATTTTGAAATAATTCTACTGGCAACATTCCGGTAAAACTATTGTATGAGAGATCAATGATTTGTAACTCATAACTCACACTATGAATCTTTATTGGTCCATAAAATTTGTTGGACCGCAAAATGAGAATCTTCAAATTTGAAAGGTTTCCTAACCAAGAGGGGAAAGTATCATTGAATTGGTTATTGCTGAGATCAAGAGCCTTCAATGCTATACACTTAGCCAAAGATCTTGGTAAGCACCCTTGGAATTTGTTTTGGCTGAAGTCAATTATCATTAATTTGCTTCCATTTGCCCTGTTAACGTGTAttgtgttatgggctttaggcccaattaggttacttgtatagcacacttgtacttgtactgcacacatatgcctcctatataaaggcagtgatgtatattcttttattgatgaaatacaatacaattattctgtatttctaacatgcCCAAGTTTGTGGGATGCTTCCTTCGAATTTGTTCCTTCGGATATCCAATACGACCAAAGAATCACCAAAACTGTGCAAGCATTGAGGAAGTGGACCACTTAAGTTGTTCTCTGACAACTCAAGGACCTGAAGAGAACTCAGGTTACAAATCAACTCAGAAATGTTTCCAATGAATGAATTGTGTGATGCGTGGTATTGCAAAGTGGAAGGTGATGGAATTGGAAGTGATCCTTGGATATTGTTAGACGAAAGGTCTAAAATGGCCAGATTGGTCCATGGAAGAAGAATGGGATGTTGACCAAGGCCCGTAAGAAAGTTGTCAAAAAGGTTGATAGACTTTAGACTTTCTTTACTCATGTTCCAAACCCATTCTGGTACTTGACCATGAATATTGTTGCCTTGTAGGTTTAGCAActccaattcattttggtttgCTAGGAAATTCGGGAACTTACTCAAGTTGCATCGAGATAATCCTATACCTACAAATTTTTGATGGGTTCTATTGGCACTGGCTTCACTTTCAAGTAATGATATTTGATTGTTAGATAGATACAATGTAGTTAACTTTTTGAGCTTTACAAACTTGTCAAACTCCACAGTGCCACTAAAGTAGTTATCGGAAAGACTAAGAAATTCTAGATTTGTAAGGTTAAAGATCGAGCTTGGAATCTGGCCTACAAACTTGTTGTCACCAAGATTCAAGGCAGTTAGTTGTGTCAGATTTGCAAGCACAGATGGAATTGGGCTAGTGAATTCATTACTGGTAAGGTAAAGAGAAGAAAGTTGTGCAAGGTTTCCAAAGGAAGATGGAATGCGTCCCTTATAGGTGTTATATGAAAGATCCAGAGAATTTAGACGCGTGAGGTTGCCAAGTGAAGATGGAATTAACCCATAGAAGTTGCAACCCCATATTAAAATTGTAGTCAGAGACCCAAGGTTTCCGATTGAAGCAGGTAGCTTACCTGAGAAATTTGTTTTTGCGAGATTCATTATCTCGAGGGTGCTGCTCGATTGAAAGTCAGGCAAATGGCCGGTGAGACCTTCATTCTGCTGCATATCAAGAACTCGCAAATTCGGAAGCTTGAAGATGCCAACTGGAAATTCCCCATACAATCTGCAGTCACGAAGTCTGAGTGAGGTTAGAAAAGACAAATTTGCCAAGATATTAGGCACCATGGAGATTATTTCCACCTCTCTCAAATCAAGTTTTTCTAGGaaagttaaattttcaattagaCTTCTCAAACTAGGCTTCTTGAGTTCTAAATAAGCATTTCCACTTAGATTGAGGGATGACAATTGGGACAATTGTGAAACTTCTAATGGGATTTGACTAGCAAATGCAGAAGAAGAGAGATCAAGATGAGTTAGTTTAGATAGATTGGAAACGGTGGATGGGATTTGAGAGTATTTAAAATGATTGTCAGCAAGATTAAGCCTTTGAAGATGAACAAGATGGAAAAGGCTGCTGGAGGAGTTAATAGAACCGTAGAGACAGCTACTATTGAGGTCAAGGCCAATCACATGGCCCGTGAACTCATCACACTCTACCCCATCCCATGAGCAACAGTCATTGTTGTTTCCTTCTGATGTCCAGGATGCAACCTTGGGATAAGCCCACGGTTCAGAAGAAGCGGACTTCTTGTTGACAAAGCTTTCCTTAAACTGCAACAAGTAAGACCTTTCATGACCAAGGCAGAGAGGCTGCATAGATGAAAACGAAAGATGAAAtgttgagagaaaagaaagcaagtacacaaattttaaatgatacaAAGAGGACGCCATAACTTATGTCTAAATTAACTATATGTTTTTCACTCTTATATAAGCAAGGATAGTCCTTTAGGATTTGGACTTACATGTCTTCACGCTGTTTAATCCAATTGGCTTCAATTCAATTTTGGAAAAGTTATGTCTATCCTCTTGCTTTAACTTTTGGAAAGTTacttttggaaaattttaaactaattaTTACTATTACATTGCTCAGTTGCCCTctttttgtggttgtggttaTGTTTCCACCACTTCATGGTTCCATTGCCCATACAATTAGTCAATTACCCAATCATATTAGAAGAAGAGAACTTTGAGAAATTATATACAAAAGTTTGGGCCTTTGATTTACcttttctaaaaactaaaaggtaACACTGCCTGGTCTCTAGTTTAGCCTTCAGTAGCAATCATCTTCTATTTGAATTGGCCAATATATATTATCATTGCTATAGTTCACTTTTGAGAAAATTGCCTTTCAACGTGGGCGAACTAATTGCATTGCCAATTTATTTTCATGgttgattaaataaattatcGAAAAAAAAGTCTCTTCTTGTACACGTTTCCACTGCttcttgttcatcaaaaaatagttttttttttattataaataattaaaaaaacactttCCACTACttcttgttcatcaaaaaataaatttttttattatgaataattaaaaaacacttTCCACTACTTCTTGTTCCTTGTTTAATTCTCGTAACACGTTATACATGCGAGGACCTAGGAAGCACTAGTGGAAattctatcccaaaaaaaaaaaaaaactcttgttCCATGAATCatgattcagcaaaaaaatagaggaaatgCGCAGATAGTCTCACATTTGTATGCCTTAAAGACATACGTTAGTAAAACCCATTAATTAATTATCGAAAAAAGAAGTATTTTCATGGGCATGTTTCCACTGCTTATTGTTTATCAAAATATAGTATCCACTACTTGTTCCTCGTTTAATTCACGTAACAAGTGATACATGCCAGGGCTAGGGGACCTAGGAAGCATTAGCGGAAactctacaaaataaaaataaaataaaaaagaaagaaagaaactctTGTTTCATGAATAATGATTCAGAAAAAAACAGGGCAATACTTAGATAGTTCAGGAGTACTACTCTGGGATTATCTaagtattttccaaaaaattagaagaagtTGATGACTTGAATAAAATAAAGGTGCAACACATACACCTTAGTTGGGTTACACAAATTGGAACCCTCCTTGATAGTTGATAGCTAATGCTTAATGTGTTTTAGAGGAATTTGGTGCTCTGAAACCTTTTAACCTAGCCGACTTTGAAGACATATATATAAGCTTATACCTTACTTGTATCGGGTGTTGCAATAGGCATAGGGGAGATCCTTTTGTAAGGTGTTGTGACGTGTTATTTGTTTTGGTCAAAGTATTTCTCTCTTGCTAGTGTGTCAAATTTGAATCTGTTTGGTACCTAGTGTGTTTGGTTGAAAGAGAAAGTTAGGAGATAGAAAATGAGGGAGAGAAAAGTGAAGAGAAAATTGTATGAGAGAATTTCTCtattaccttttcatctctccactactaTCTAACTTTATATCATTTTTCCTCTAttcctttatcttcctttacttttgatttttttttttatttctatcctcttactataaatttgcaattctctctctcattctatgAATAATTTTTGCATAGAAAAAGGTTATTTTTCTCctcctctctgtctctctctcaatttttttttttaaaatacatttttggtggatttctcttatcttgcatctctactttacgttgattaatttttgtgttctttagaattctactttgggttgatgtcatttaattttgtgtttttaattttttttttcttgttttcgttgatttcatagatgttatcctattgcattatagAGATAacatataagaatataatattattttattatataacatGACTTagataatttagtgtttattaatatatcttttatttttattctttttattctaatcttattttctataaattttttatttctataaattttttattctctctctctctctctctctctctctctctctctctctctctctctctctctctctctctctctctctctctctctctctctctctctctcggttttttattctttctttcaacTCCACTTAAGGTTAATGAATCATTGTGTTTTTTATAACTCTATTTTGGGTGAATACGTTTAGGTGTTGTACTTTTTAGTTCCCATCACAAgtaatctctctccctctaataactttggtttgatttttgtttgagttagTATTTAGTAATTATTTTGGAAGTGAGGATTTGTATTtagatcaaaacaaaatcttgtCTATGCATTGGAATATGCCTATCAATTATTCGATTAATATTCAAAAGTAATTTTGTTATGAGTTTTTATTATCATGATAATTTCCTTTGAGATAGTGagtaatttgaataatttattttaaatttaaaaagtttagttgtacataaaaaagaaattagaaaaatattgcACACTATAACACAATGTCAAAGAATATGGACCATCTCATAAATGAATAATATCAGTCAAACATAtctaaaataatagaatgatatattggtagagatagaaagatgaaaaaaaaaatataaaattattaatttttagggagagcAAATTACTTTTAACAAATTTCAGAGagaaaattatacattatacctcaattacaaaataattatctattcCCACAATTGCGTATGTCTGCAATTAGTATATTATAAAAGCTGGATCCCACAATTGGTGAATGTACTCAATGATGACAAGTGGCATAATCTCCTATCTATATAGAATAACTAGTTGATGTCCTTTGCGATGCATGGGTAccgtataaatttattttaaaatattttataaaaaactatatttttttaatgaaattatcttTATGACCATGCATAATACTTATTATTAATATTGCTATCTCTACATTTTCTCTCAACCATGAATTTCCTTCCTCCTTAGATTGAAgcttttgaattcaaatttctcTCCCTTTGCAACTCAATGCTACAAAGCGACATGTTATCATCGTAAATCAAAACTCTTGCTTTtggtttattctttaaaaatagCTCCATTAAAGTTTATTTTGAAGGACAACTCTTAAGGGGGTTGCTATTTATATTTGATTGGACAAATGTGTAGAGACAAATAATTATATTACCCAATCCATTGAATCTGACTCTTACAATTCTACATTGAACTTAGTTCTTAAAGGATAGCTTTTAAGGGGGTTGATATCTATGCTTAACTGGTCAAATGTTTAGAGACAAATAATTATATTACCCAATCCATTGAATCTAGCTCTTACAATTCTACATTAAACTTTGTTCTTatgtagaaaaaaataaattgaaaagttATCATTGACTCTATCTAAAGCATTTAAAGTAATAAAGGCATATTAAAGATTTAAATTGTTTGGCTAATTTAAAACATCAACCCATTGTTTGGAACACAATGGGAAAAGcataatttttgttatactCTTGATTGAATGTATATCAATTGTTGCCAAAGAAACTAAATATATGAGCAAGCTAATATCATAATTCAAAtcaatagtaaaaaataaaagcaaaataaaaacatttttgaatATGGCTTAATGCATTCTCACATTCATGGAATGACAAATCAATAGATACTAATTTAATTGATTACACTAATTATAGTTTTAATCCATTGGAGTATGTTGCAAACTTACAATAACATAAGTGCTTGTTGAATAAAATAGCTCTAATAAAACAACTTACATATCTCAAGATATGACACGACCAAACTACCTTTGATGGTTCTTCCTTCCAAAATCAATCTTGAGCACAAAAACTTCAAAactacacattaaaattattagttaCAATGTAAAATTAGACTGcatgcattttttatatttttaagaaatgcTTTAATAAATTGTTCTTGGCCATTTAGTAACTTTAGCTCAATGAGGTAAATGTTAGCatacttaatttatttatagtagATATATGTTTGTGTGGTTCCTTCTCAAACATGTATCTTTTTGCAATCATCAAAGTGTTCATGATGGCTAAAACTTTTAAAAcctaaaatgaaaatgaagcaCATAACAACCTCAATTTTAATATATCTTTACGAAATTGAAGTATAATGAAATGAA is part of the Quercus robur chromosome 9, dhQueRobu3.1, whole genome shotgun sequence genome and harbors:
- the LOC126700840 gene encoding putative receptor like protein 25, giving the protein MIIDFSQNKFQGCLPRSLAKCIALKALDLSNNQFNDTFPSWLGNLSNLKILILRSNKFYGPIKIHSVSYELQIIDLSYNSFTGMLPVELFQNSNSSRFDRAYHLSYIQVYSSFKANLIYQIFEFQYEYDFSMMMTNKGVDTIYRKVQEIFTAFDFSSNRFTGDIPESIGNIKGLHLLNFSNNMLIGCIPPTLGNLAELESLDLSQNKLTGEIPQQLIQLTFLESFNVSHNDLVGLIPQGKQFNTFQNSSFEGNSKLCGNPLSKKCKNYEVLPPLPSTSKKSHDSGSPLQFGWRIVMIGYGFGLLVGVTIGHIVIARNHDCLMKTFGVRQPVPGRKV
- the LOC126700841 gene encoding receptor-like protein 7; translation: MQPLCLGHERSYLLQFKESFVNKKSASSEPWAYPKVASWTSEGNNNDCCSWDGVECDEFTGHVIGLDLNSSCLYGSINSSSSLFHLVHLQRLNLADNHFKYSQIPSTVSNLSKLTHLDLSSSAFASQIPLEVSQLSQLSSLNLSGNAYLELKKPSLRSLIENLTFLEKLDLREVEIISMVPNILANLSFLTSLRLRDCRLYGEFPVGIFKLPNLRVLDMQQNEGLTGHLPDFQSSSTLEIMNLAKTNFSGKLPASIGNLGSLTTILIWGCNFYGLIPSSLGNLTRLNSLDLSYNTYKGRIPSSFGNLAQLSSLYLTSNEFTSPIPSVLANLTQLTALNLGDNKFVGQIPSSIFNLTNLEFLSLSDNYFSGTVEFDKFVKLKKLTTLYLSNNQISLLESEASANRTHQKFVGIGLSRCNLSKFPNFLANQNELELLNLQGNNIHGQVPEWVWNMSKESLKSINLFDNFLTGLGQHPILLPWTNLAILDLSSNNIQGSLPIPSPSTLQYHASHNSFIGNISELICNLSSLQVLELSENNLSGPLPQCLHSFGDSLVVLDIRRNKFEGSIPQTWAC